TTCCTTTAGGAATATGGTGCCATAGTAAACATTTTGGGCAAGTGAACAGACACAATGTTTTGGTGTCCTTAGAGCAGTGTTTCTTATGCCAAATGTAATGTACAACAATGTAGACAacaatttttaaatggatccaaAAAAAGATATAACCGCTGAATGAATTAAACATAGGGGAATAAAATACCTAAAATTATTAGAACTTTTAGCTGACTTTCAGATCTGTATTTCCTTAACTTATGaccatttcttttctctcacaggCATATGGCATTGTATGGAAAGCagttgacagacagacaggggagATTGTGGCAGTGAAGAAGATCTTTGATGCCTTCAGGAACAGGACGGATGCCCAGGTGTGTGGTTTAAGGGGTTTTGCAATAAGTGCTAATAAATTAAAGTCATTATTGGACCCTGTGTTAACTTTACTCAAGAAATATTGTGTAGCAAATaagttttaaaaccttttttctgaTAATTGTCCTGCAGTAAATTAGGTACCTTTGCCATTTCCATAGAAAGACGATTCGGCTAATGACTACACTGATTGAGAGGCTTCTGTGTATAGTTTACGGCTGCGTCTCGCTTGCAGATTACTAATTGTAATTTTCTTTCCTTTCGCAGCGCACATTCAGGGAAATCATGTTCCTCCAGGTGACAATAATAGTTGTGTTCTCAGCCCCATTTCTTTACATTTGCTTTCCTCTATATCTGTCTTTGTCCCGTCTCTTTCATAGTATACAAACCATTGGGGACTctttataaataaacacaaacggCTGGGTCTGAGATTACAGTTACTCACTCTGAGTCAGTGAATGAGCTCTATCGACTACTCTGCAAAAGCGCGCCTCCACAACAAAATGGAAATTCCTTTAATACTCTTTTCTATGAACACTTTTGCAGGTAAATAGCCGCTTTATTTAATGCAGCTACAGCAGTTGTACCATGCCCctcctgctctcacacacaatgTTTATTATTCCGTGACGTTTTTTTCACAGTTTATTGATTTATGAACATGCTCCAAAGGTTTCTGAACCCATTTGGCAGCTCCTCAGTTAGCTGTGTGAAAACCATCGAGCAACACAGCGGGTACAGCGTGTTTAAAAAATGGACAGTGACAAACTtctactttattattattatctgtgAGGAGATGGATCATGGAACAATGTACCTGTCTGACATTGCTTTATATCAACACATTCCTGTCTAATTCTTAATCTGCTGACCTAGATTCATATGACTTTAAACTGTACCTCTGCCCCCTAATCTTCTGTTGTAATCTTACAGTGAAATTCCAGTGTTATGGCCATGGGATTTATAGTGACCACAATGTAATCTCATTATGTATCTTTTCCCAGTTGTTTATACAACCTTTACACAATACCTGAAAGATAAGATTGCCTTTACATTTGTGCGGTGTctatcaataaaaataataattctgtgTTCAGGAGTTTGGAGATCATCCCAACATTGTCAAGCTTCTAAATGTTGTGAGAGCTCAAAATGACAAAGACATATACCTCGTCTTTGAATATATGGGTGAGTGCTGCACGTTGTTTTGTAGAAAAACGTAGCTGCAAACTATAATAGTTAAACAGCTATGACATCAGCATGGTGAAGATTAATGCTGTATTGGTTCTCAGCAGTTTATCTTGGCATTGAAAAAGCTGGCTGCACCGTCTTTATTGCTGAGTCTTGCTGGGACTTGATTTAAATCATTGTGCGATTAGGGAAGATCATGTAATCTATAACTCGATGCCAAAATCCCAAATAATAGATGATGATTTACGATTTAATCTTTGGTAGATGTCACTGTCATATTCTCATACATTTCTACTAGATACCGACCTGCATGCAGTGATAAAGAAAGGCACCCTACTGAAGGACATCCACAAACGTTATGTGATGTACCAGCTCCTCAAAGCCATCAAATATCTGCATTCAGGAAATGTTATTCACAGGGACCAGAAGGTACGTCATGTGTTCATTATTAAGCCTTATCCGTTTCTGAGAATTCAAAGTATATGTTTTGGAATCTAAAACGTACCACGGTTCAAGAAATCCGACTTAAATTCCGGCATTGTACTTGTATCATACTTGTACTACTACTTGTATCATGGTATCAAATGTCAATGATTTCCTTTTAAGTCTTTTTTATCATGGCGGCTTAATTTCTCAATTAATCAAGTAGTTTTTCGTTTTTGATCTCACAAGTTCAAGTTGAGCTTTTTAACTGCTTGATTTAGTCGACTAACAGTTGAAAATATAAAGCTTTAGAGTCTATGCTGATTGAAAACCCAGAAATTAATTCTTACAGATCTAATGTCTACTATTgtataattcaattcaattcattttattttgtatagcccaaaatcgcaaattacaaatttgcctcagagggctttacagtctgtacacatgcaacatcctctgtcccgaaaccctcacatcggcacactgTTTTCATTCAATCACAATCATTAACACCTACACACCCGCATTCCTAGAGACTAAAATGTCTCTTCTATTCCACGTCTTTCCATTCCTGGTGATATTTGTTTTCACACCTTACACGAGTTGCTCAATTTGACCTCTCTGTAGATAAGTGAAAGCCAAACTATTATTGTCCCTGTGAAGAGTGTTTCTCTTGCCTGTGTTTCCCACAGCCATCCAATGTGCTGCTGGACACTGACTGTGTAGTCAAGCTGTGCGATTTCGGCTTGGCCAGATCCCTCAATCAGATCCAGGAGGACAGCGGGAATCCAGCGCTGACAGAGTACGTGGCGACGCGGTGGTACCGAGCTCCTGAGATCCTGCTGGGATCCACAAGGTATCAACTTGGCTCTGTGCAACATGTTGTTCTAAAAATAATTAAGCAGgtgacattaaaacattttaattaaagggaaaaaataCTTCTGTGGAAAGTAAGTGATGAGTGTTCCAGACAAAATCACGCAATCAAGTCTGAATATGGATCCTTTGTCATCTTGTCTGAAGGTACACTAAAGGTGTGGACATGTGGAGCCTCGGCTGTATCCTCGGAGAGATGCTGCTGGGAAAAGCCCTGTTCCCCGGGACATCCACCATCAATCAAGTAGAGAAGATCATGAGTGCCATACCACACCCCAGCGCAGAAGGTAATTAAAGAACTCCACATTAAATTCCTTTAGTGAACCCATTACTTTCAGTGATGGGCTGCATCAATTAATACTAATCATTAAATGTGATTCAACTTTCAGATGTTATCGCAATCAAGTCTGAATATGGATCCTCTGTCATTCAGAGAATGTTACTAAAGTAAGAAAACTTTGTTCTATGTTCTGAAAATCCTACCGTACAAAGCATGTTAacaatgaaattattttaaatgcttTGTATGTGCAGCCTACTTGTACATTTGCATAAACAATGCATATTTTGAATTTCAGTCAGTCAGCTCAGATGGATTGCTTTGTATGTAAACACAGTGCTTGCACAGTTGCAGTTATAGTGATGCTTCACCTCTTTCTGACCTTGTGAGTCCTGGCAGAGAGTTAGTTTTGTGAGTGGTTATACCAAATGTGGTGCTGATTTCAGTGCCTGATCAGAGAGACGGACAAGTAACTATTGTGGAGAGGAAGTGACAAATCAAAATCATTCAAAAAACGATTGgttatatttatcttttaatatCAAACTCAAATTTCACCCACAATGATGTTCAATCACATCATTGTAGGTAATGTGTCACGTTTTGACAAGGAAGAAAAtatcacagaaaaaaataaacaataaatcttGTTCAGTTGCATcagtttttatcctttttttaaacactgtacAACATCATTATGTTACAGTAGTGGAATACTAAATATCTGAAGTAGCCTTTGAAACATCTCTTTTCATTCCTTCACCAGACCACGGGTTCCTTTTGAGGAACTTCTCCAGCCCTCTTCGCCTCCTGACGCTCTAGACCTGTTGAGAGGTTTGCTAGTTTTTAACCCAGACAAGCGGCTGACTGCTGAGCAAGCTCTGCAACACCCATATGTAGCCAGGTATTTTTGATCAAGAGCTTGAACTAATTAATTTATTGGCAAAAGTCTCCTCTAAAAGCAAcatgtgttttattctgttccCTTTAGTGAGCATATGTGAacagtaaaacaaatatatactgtatagatAGAATTTTATAGATATCAATATGCAGGAAATTATGGCATTTTAGTGCCTTGAATGTCTATGATTAAtctatatttgtgttttctgtctctgGAGGTTTCATAATCCGTCCAAGGAGCCAGCTCTTAACTATGATGTAGTGCTAACAGTGGATGATGATGTACAATTATCTGTTGTTCAGTACCGCAATCAACTTTATGAGGTAAAAAGTCAGAAATGTTGTCAAAATTGAATTTAATCTTCAACATTTAGATAGCAGTAATCACAAGTTATAACAAATTGTACTCCTGACCTGCAGATGATACTGGAGAGGAGAACTACTCAGGGGGTGCTACGGCTCATCCAGCCAAAAGATGGAGACTGTGTCAGCAGCACTGAGAAGCCTCGTGTGAAGGACGAAGTAGAGAATTGCGGAGTAGCAGCAGATGGGGACAAAGACCATGAGGGGAAAACGCAACGTGAAAAGACTGAAGAGACAAACCAGGAGCCTTCACATCTCGCCATCACCAAACCTGAGCCTGTGAACgtgctctctcctcctgctgttgGGAAGACGAGTCTATTATCCAGCCCTAGTTTTGGAAAACTCACATACAACCCCATCACACATGCCCCAAGTATgtctgaattattttttttcctgagcCAGGTTTCGGAATTCAAAACCTTTTTGGTACTGATTAAAATAGGTTCATAACGCAACCTGAATGCTATATTATTATCACAGTATTATACCACAATATCTAGGTCTATAGAATATTTGAAGACAACATTTTGagatgaatttatttttagctttttgtattgcaaatatttttctatttgtttaggtGAATGATGATCAAAAGGAGGTGGAAAAGACTGTCTGTAATTGTACATTAAATGATTTAAGAGGCACCGGGCTGTTTACATCGCAGTGCTGGTATCAGATTTgttacaacaacacaacaacaacaacaaatctgtACCAAACAACACAGCtacatgtattttacataaatcTTTCAAACACTGAATATAACCCCACTGTTTCAGGTAGAAAACTAAAACCCCTTTGTTCCTTCAGATGGTTTTGTTAAAGGTCCAGTTGGTCCTCCTCATCACTACTCCTCTGCTGCAGCCAGCAGGAAACTAATGGCACAGACCAGTAAAGGAGATGTAACAACATCACCAACAGAGGGCGTCCACACTAATGTAGTAAGCAATGCACCTCAGTCCATATCCTGTTCAGTTTTGTTTTCTCAAGCTGTGATGTAACCTTGTTTCATTTCCACATCCTTTTCTCTCCTACTCATGATGTTACTGTGGCTCTGCCCGTAAGTTGCTCTTTGCTTGTCCCCACCTTCACTAGTCCATGGACCAGATTCTCCAGCGTGGTCGCTCAGCCCCTGGGGCCCATAACCGCTCTTTTTCCTCGACCCTAAACCAAACCCAGAGCAACCCGCTGGTTCGCAAGGATGAGCTTTCCTCCGGGCTATGCATCACATCTGCACGCCTGGTGAGTATGcctcaaacaaaaaatatacacatatttttaaGCTGGATGATTTGTTTACATTTGGTTTTCTTTCCATGTAGAACCAGCGTTCCAACTCTCAGGTTCGAGAGGCTCGGCCTCCGACACGGTTCAGCAAGAAGGTATTTCAGAGTAACTGTAATGTGGCAGCTGCAGGCGACCCACGAGCCAAACTTGGCAGCTATTCCCAGGCCTATGGTACCATCAACAAAACTGATCTGGACAATCTGCTTCGAAGCCGCCCTTACAACCAGTAACTGTTGTCATGTCAGCGGTAACAAAGGGGCCGAATGAACACCCTTGAGATTTGACTTTGACAAGGATGCTAGACGCAAGCTGACAGTAAATCTCTTACACTGAATTTGTAGGATTAAACTTTGAAGACTGTTACACATCGCTTATGTAGATTGCATTCATGGAGACATGATTCATCAACTCAACAACAATTCTCAAAAGGCTTGATTATCAACCCGACCAAAACCACAGATCTTCAGGGGCCTCGAACAGCCTATTTGTCATTTTGTGGTCATTCACAAATGTGATATACACATGTTTAACCAAATTATCAGGTGAAATGAAACACTCATATGTTGAAAattcatattttgtgttttaactAATTGTCACAGACAAAAGGGGCTCGTTGAATACTTTATACGGTGTACCTAATGAGCTTCAGGCTAATGGTTTATGCACATGATAATtgtaaaatatgcaaataattGTTTGAATTGATTTTGCAATAATGCATTGTTGTAATgtgaatgcagcagcagcaagcctaaatgtacagaaagaaaaagcatgaATCTTTCTTAAACAGTTGTTAATGTTTAACATGGATGACTGTGGCAATACCAAAGTTTGATAATAAACTGAGTTGAAAATACTTTGATCCTTGATTACTTCGACCTCTTTGAGCTTCAAACTTGTAAAAATATTACCTACAATTTATGGTAATTGGAAGTTTAAAGCTTAAACTCTCTGGGGGAACTGCTAATAACATCTGAGACATGTCAAAGGTATATAAAGGTCTTTGAAGGCCGTTGAAATGTAGAGTGAAAGTGTACAGTAATCAATGATTGGGATGGAAGTTCTCTTTTAACAACTCTTATCCGACATAAATACTCTGTAAGtaaaattgcatttaaaaaatcctttacaaaaagtacaaataatatCTAAATTAcctcaagtaaaagtacattAGTGTCACTAAAATGATCAATTTTGAggttgtaatttttttttaagtatatgcacattttatttatcaCTCTAAGATGACCCTAACGAAAAGCACTGCGTCATTATGGCGCGAGCATAGATACATTGTGTCCACGCGGAGTTTCCCACACACCACGTGACCACTTCGTTTGGTGTCGTCAGAGGCTCGAGTGACCCAGCTCAGTTGATCAGTCCGAGTCCAGCgactaggaggaggagggagagctaaTGTGGGCAGCCACTGTAAATTGAACACATTAAAGGTACGTGGGTTGGACTCCGCTGGGTCTgagttgcttgtgtgtgtgtgtttaatacgTCGAAACGGTTGAATTAGCGTGGTAAAATACGCCGGTTTGCGCTGCTAGCCAGCGGGGCAGTCGTTAGCAACGGTCAGCATCTTGCCGGTCGCCAACTGTCACGTAACGTCAGCGAGGTGGAAAAGCGGCGAATCGACACAAACAGATGGTGTTATCTGCTGCATAACGCTTTACGTTTATAGCTAAATAGACGCGGTGAGTCACTGCTTAGCACCGTAAACTTgatcctaaaaaaagaaaaatactcaTGGATAAAACATGGCGAAAGGGGGATGCTGTACACCCACCGCCCAACGTTCATCACTCGCCGTTTATCCATGTGTTGTTCACAATGGCGTTCTTGCAAGAAAACATTTGTGAGTTTGGATTCGAAGTAACCCAAGCAGATGCTCTCGGTGCCGCAGTGTTGGTCTGCGCCGGTGGGGCCCAACGTCGGATGGAGGGAGTGCGCCATGACAACGAGGCTGACTGTGTTGTATTCATGTGTCTGTTGTGGATTTTCTGGTGTCAGcctttaaataatatatatataacgttaTATGTACAACATAATATCATCGTTATTAGTCCAGGGTGGTCGTTAAGTGGAGTCCCAGTTGCATTTCGGTGTGTTTATAagactgcggtcatgtggaccgcatttcaaaaggaaatgcgcctctatgttgggtattacggtaaaaggggctgtacagccaaaaaggcactgatcatcatttgaagtgtcttttatcaatatttgaactctctttaaatcagatagcagatgggtaacactcttttgacacttggtcctatttaaatctgatctcctctattaacttgtacatttacatgaaatattaatttgtactttttgagataactgaaggcaaagttagtacttttgccattatattcgtctttttctcaatctttgaactgtctttaaattagatagcagccgggtaacactcttttgacacttgatcctattttaagttgacctcctctattaccatctcaaattacatgaaatattactgtgtactttttgagatacttgagggtaaagttagtacttttgccattatattcgtctttttctcaatctttgaactatctttaaattagatagcagctgggtaacactcttttgacacttgatcctattacacgttggcctcctctattaccatctcaaattacatgaaatattactgtgtactttttgagatacttgagggtaaagttagtacttttgccattatattcgtctttttctcaatctttgaactgtctttaaatcagatcgaagccgggtaacactcttctgacacttgatcctatttcatgtcgacctcctctatcaccatgtacatttacataaattattactgtgtactttttgggatacttgaaggtaaggttagtaaaattgccattagattcgtctttttctcaatcattgaactgtctttaaatcagatacaagccgggtaacactcttctgacacttgatccaattttaagttgacctcctctattaacttgtacatttacatgaaatattactgtgtactttttgagatacctgaaggtaaagttagtacttttgccattagattcgtctttttctcaatctttgaactgtctttaaatcagatacaagccgggtaacactcttctgacacttgatcctattttaagttgacctcctctattaccatctcaaattacatgaaatattactgtgtactttttgagataactgaaggtaaagttagtacttttgccattagattcgtctttttctcaatctttgaactatctttaaatcagatagaagacgggtaacactctttcgacacttgatcctatttcacgtcgacctcctctattaccatctcaaattacataaaatattactgtgtactttttgagataactgaaggcaaagttagtacttttgccattatattcgtctttttctcaatctttgaactatctttaaattagatagcagctgggtaacactcttttgacacttgatcctattacacgttggcctcctct
This genomic interval from Pungitius pungitius chromosome 17, fPunPun2.1, whole genome shotgun sequence contains the following:
- the mapk15 gene encoding mitogen-activated protein kinase 15 yields the protein MSKKSTNVPEVEDHISLKYEIKKRLGKGAYGIVWKAVDRQTGEIVAVKKIFDAFRNRTDAQRTFREIMFLQEFGDHPNIVKLLNVVRAQNDKDIYLVFEYMDTDLHAVIKKGTLLKDIHKRYVMYQLLKAIKYLHSGNVIHRDQKPSNVLLDTDCVVKLCDFGLARSLNQIQEDSGNPALTEYVATRWYRAPEILLGSTRYTKGVDMWSLGCILGEMLLGKALFPGTSTINQVEKIMSAIPHPSAEDVIAIKSEYGSSVIQRMLLKPRVPFEELLQPSSPPDALDLLRGLLVFNPDKRLTAEQALQHPYVARFHNPSKEPALNYDVVLTVDDDVQLSVVQYRNQLYEMILERRTTQGVLRLIQPKDGDCVSSTEKPRVKDEVENCGVAADGDKDHEGKTQREKTEETNQEPSHLAITKPEPVNVLSPPAVGKTSLLSSPSFGKLTYNPITHAPNGFVKGPVGPPHHYSSAAASRKLMAQTSKGDVTTSPTEGVHTNVSMDQILQRGRSAPGAHNRSFSSTLNQTQSNPLVRKDELSSGLCITSARLNQRSNSQVREARPPTRFSKKVFQSNCNVAAAGDPRAKLGSYSQAYGTINKTDLDNLLRSRPYNQ